A region from the Clostridium beijerinckii genome encodes:
- a CDS encoding (2Fe-2S)-binding protein gives MNDNKVICQCDNVTVKKLKDAIENGAKSFEEVKAITKVSGGCGKCVEHAKAIVDELLGK, from the coding sequence ATGAATGACAATAAAGTGATATGTCAATGCGATAATGTTACAGTAAAGAAATTAAAGGATGCTATTGAAAATGGTGCTAAATCATTTGAAGAAGTTAAAGCTATTACCAAAGTTAGTGGTGGTTGTGGTAAGTGTGTAGAACATGCTAAAGCAATAGTTGATGAATTATTAGGGAAATAA
- a CDS encoding transcriptional regulator has translation MSQEREKALQSLKTAKGQIEGIIKMIEDDRYCIDVANQILAAQSLLKKADLMILQGHLRHCVKEACNNNNPDEKIEEVNKILEKILSK, from the coding sequence ATGAGTCAAGAAAGAGAAAAAGCACTACAATCATTAAAAACAGCGAAGGGCCAAATCGAAGGCATAATAAAAATGATTGAGGATGATAGATATTGTATAGATGTCGCAAATCAGATTTTAGCAGCACAATCTTTATTAAAAAAGGCAGATTTAATGATTTTACAAGGACATTTGCGTCACTGTGTAAAAGAAGCCTGTAACAATAATAATCCTGATGAAAAGATTGAAGAAGTTAATAAAATTTTAGAAAAAATATTATCTAAATAA
- a CDS encoding DDE transposase → MRRITMFCKNDLQQTSLFEPINQMPKYLQDILNKSWAKAFKDHIFPRINEERFSVLYSNKASRPNSPINVILGLLIIKEIFQQTDEELIGSIHFDVRYQYALNTTNYETQPVSINTLTNFRNRLVEYEASTNEDLIKAEVEALSESIAKYLSVDNKKVRVDSLMVSSSCKKLSRIELVYSINSRLIKALNIINPPIISDELKPYLEKGHKNDTIYRTQDLKADSKLSILIEHSKILYNIALKAGDIVTSTEEFQLLNRVIQDQTTEDAAKNLVIKDSKDITSTSLQNPTDKDATYRKKYGGNVGYVVNIQESFNDKNSVITGYDLKQNIHSDSKFADDVIANLASQNKNSNCKLLVDGAYYEQEKAKNALKQGIEMIPSQLVGRKVSTDKLSYSKFIVDDEKNVISCCPNGVEPVESYYSSKSYTAKFDSSTCEKCPLNSQCPKKISKKFNTIRVSEKAYNTATQREKMHESEYIKLANKRAGIEGIPSVLRRRYKIDTMPIRGLLRSKLWVGFKIAAYNFKKLLKQFLESGIECFLNIIACIVAVIINCFKLYFLEFEAKLSN, encoded by the coding sequence ATGAGGAGAATTACTATGTTTTGCAAAAATGACCTTCAACAAACTTCATTATTTGAACCAATCAACCAAATGCCAAAATACCTTCAAGATATTTTAAATAAAAGTTGGGCTAAGGCATTTAAGGATCATATTTTTCCGCGAATAAATGAGGAGCGTTTTTCGGTTTTATATAGCAATAAAGCCTCAAGGCCTAATTCACCTATTAATGTTATTCTTGGCTTACTAATTATAAAAGAAATATTTCAGCAGACTGATGAAGAGCTTATCGGCTCTATTCATTTCGATGTAAGATATCAATATGCTTTAAATACAACTAATTATGAAACACAACCAGTATCTATAAATACTCTAACAAATTTTAGAAACAGACTTGTTGAATATGAAGCGTCAACTAATGAAGACTTAATAAAAGCTGAAGTTGAAGCTTTATCCGAAAGCATTGCTAAGTATTTATCTGTTGATAATAAAAAAGTTAGAGTGGATTCGTTAATGGTTAGTTCATCATGCAAAAAATTAAGTAGAATTGAGCTAGTATATTCTATAAATAGCAGACTTATTAAAGCTCTAAATATAATAAATCCACCTATTATAAGTGATGAACTAAAACCGTACCTTGAAAAGGGGCATAAAAATGACACTATATATAGAACTCAAGATTTAAAGGCTGATTCAAAACTTTCAATTTTAATCGAACATTCTAAAATTCTATACAATATCGCTCTGAAAGCTGGAGATATAGTTACTTCAACAGAAGAGTTTCAACTTTTAAATAGAGTTATTCAGGACCAAACTACAGAAGATGCTGCAAAAAATTTAGTTATTAAAGATTCAAAAGATATAACTTCAACTAGTTTACAAAATCCAACTGACAAAGATGCAACCTACAGAAAAAAATATGGTGGTAACGTTGGTTATGTTGTTAATATACAAGAATCATTTAATGATAAAAACAGTGTTATAACAGGCTATGACCTTAAGCAAAATATTCACAGCGATTCAAAATTTGCTGATGATGTTATTGCTAATTTAGCTTCACAAAATAAAAATTCAAACTGTAAACTACTAGTTGATGGTGCTTACTATGAACAAGAAAAAGCCAAAAATGCTTTAAAACAAGGAATTGAAATGATTCCAAGTCAACTAGTTGGCAGAAAAGTATCTACTGATAAACTGAGTTATTCAAAATTCATTGTAGATGACGAAAAAAATGTAATAAGTTGTTGTCCTAACGGAGTCGAACCTGTAGAGTCTTATTATAGTTCAAAATCTTATACAGCCAAATTTGACTCCAGTACATGTGAAAAATGTCCTTTAAATTCACAATGTCCAAAGAAAATATCAAAGAAATTTAATACCATAAGAGTTAGCGAAAAAGCTTATAATACAGCTACTCAAAGAGAAAAAATGCACGAGAGTGAGTATATAAAGCTTGCAAATAAAAGGGCTGGTATAGAAGGTATTCCTTCTGTTTTGAGGAGAAGATATAAAATTGATACCATGCCTATCCGGGGATTATTGCGCTCAAAATTATGGGTTGGATTTAAAATCGCAGCCTATAACTTCAAGAAACTGTTAAAACAGTTTCTTGAAAGTGGCATAGAGTGTTTTCTCAATATAATTGCATGTATAGTTGCTGTAATAATTAACTGTTTTAAATTATATTTTTTAGAATTTGAAGCAAAGCTGTCAAACTAA
- a CDS encoding IS4 family transposase, translated as MDKLANRSVFRKLIKLIDGNIGRKLRKANNEYKYSKCYTGRDHILTMLFLQISGCDGLRDINAKYKNSSKISKDFNMPSYSQISRLNKSKSSDLFRNVFEELLVKADKEMNSLVKIKNFKDIKIIDSSVVSIGKGLAPELYYEDEKSAVRISTLLSFETKLPDKISIRPAKVGERSCIDGYVNSEKNIYLFDKGYFKYSWYDEMSHDNYKFITRQQSNSVTEEYLSIYTGIDNLYDYIVTMGSDYSKNKTKYKYREILYFTKDSDEEFRLVTNIFDMPAEDIVSLYKKRWDIELFFKWIKQHLTIKKWVGRTLNAISIQIYSALIIYILLLLIKYRFKSNLSTFDVLRKFQANILERYALRNILLP; from the coding sequence ATGGATAAACTTGCAAATAGAAGTGTGTTTAGAAAATTAATTAAACTTATTGATGGGAATATTGGAAGAAAATTAAGAAAAGCGAATAATGAATATAAATACTCAAAGTGCTATACAGGTCGGGATCATATTCTAACAATGTTGTTTTTACAAATCTCCGGCTGTGATGGATTAAGAGATATTAATGCTAAATATAAAAATTCATCGAAGATAAGTAAGGATTTCAACATGCCAAGTTATTCCCAAATATCTAGATTAAATAAGAGTAAGTCATCAGATTTATTTAGAAATGTTTTCGAAGAATTATTGGTAAAAGCTGATAAAGAAATGAATTCTTTAGTTAAAATAAAGAACTTTAAAGATATTAAAATAATAGATTCATCAGTAGTTAGTATAGGCAAGGGCTTAGCCCCTGAACTCTATTATGAAGATGAAAAATCTGCTGTTAGAATTAGTACTCTTTTATCATTTGAAACTAAGTTACCTGATAAAATTAGCATCCGCCCTGCTAAAGTAGGAGAACGTAGTTGTATTGACGGTTATGTTAATTCGGAGAAAAATATATATTTATTTGATAAGGGATATTTTAAGTATTCTTGGTATGATGAAATGAGTCATGATAATTATAAATTTATCACAAGACAACAAAGCAACTCTGTTACGGAGGAGTATTTGTCCATTTATACTGGAATAGATAATCTATATGATTATATTGTTACAATGGGGTCTGATTATAGTAAAAATAAAACTAAATATAAATATAGAGAGATTCTATATTTTACTAAGGACTCCGACGAAGAATTCCGTTTAGTTACTAACATATTCGATATGCCAGCTGAAGATATAGTATCTCTCTATAAAAAGCGTTGGGATATTGAGTTATTCTTTAAATGGATAAAACAACATCTGACTATTAAAAAATGGGTTGGAAGAACCCTTAACGCAATATCCATACAAATATATAGTGCCCTTATTATCTATATTTTATTACTTTTAATAAAATATAGATTTAAAAGTAATTTAAGCACTTTTGATGTGCTCCGAAAGTTTCAGGCTAATATATTAGAAAGATATGCTCTAAGGAATATTTTGTTACCGTGA
- a CDS encoding glycoside hydrolase encodes MKNTSKTVLFAVTLALVAQISVNAAPVSNQTQTQQSQLEQNKNALKGVEDKRQELELSIEKLDNQIEDYMMKIEENKKSINSTENDIKKSKEQISKVEKEISIQQDVLDQRVRSMYINGQSNYLKILLESENFNELVTKAEVITKVISSDKKVISDLALKKSEVENKKVALEDKYNQILALKTENENKLTSLNNNIADQKKLVEESKTQEKLFASKVDQSQALVNETMVQVNKIRSEAPKVNPSRGKTSVSDSNIIAYASNFLGTPYLWGGTSPSTGFDCSGFTQYVYAHFGIKVGRTTYDQINDGYGVSKDELQAGDLVFFGKNGDPTHMGMYVGNNTYIHAPRTGDVIKISSMDRSDYITARRVK; translated from the coding sequence GTGAAAAACACGTCTAAGACAGTTTTATTTGCGGTTACCTTAGCTTTAGTAGCTCAGATTTCAGTAAATGCGGCCCCAGTATCCAATCAGACTCAAACACAACAGAGTCAATTGGAGCAAAATAAAAATGCATTAAAGGGGGTAGAGGATAAACGGCAAGAACTCGAACTAAGCATAGAAAAATTAGATAATCAAATTGAAGATTATATGATGAAAATAGAAGAAAATAAGAAAAGTATAAATTCAACTGAAAACGATATAAAAAAATCTAAAGAACAAATTTCAAAAGTTGAAAAGGAGATAAGTATACAACAAGATGTATTAGATCAAAGAGTAAGATCAATGTACATAAATGGACAATCTAATTATCTAAAGATTTTATTAGAATCAGAAAACTTTAATGAGTTAGTAACAAAAGCAGAAGTAATTACAAAAGTCATAAGTAGTGATAAAAAAGTCATAAGCGATTTAGCTCTGAAAAAATCAGAAGTAGAAAATAAAAAAGTAGCTCTTGAAGATAAGTATAATCAAATACTTGCATTAAAAACTGAAAATGAAAATAAATTAACAAGTTTAAATAATAACATAGCTGATCAAAAGAAACTTGTTGAAGAATCTAAAACTCAGGAAAAATTATTTGCATCAAAAGTAGATCAATCTCAAGCATTAGTAAATGAAACTATGGTTCAAGTAAATAAAATAAGAAGTGAAGCCCCTAAAGTTAACCCTTCAAGAGGTAAAACATCTGTTTCTGACAGTAACATAATAGCATATGCGTCTAATTTCCTAGGAACTCCTTACCTTTGGGGTGGGACAAGTCCTTCTACAGGTTTTGATTGTTCTGGATTTACTCAATATGTATATGCTCATTTTGGAATTAAGGTTGGAAGAACCACTTATGATCAAATAAATGATGGATATGGAGTTTCAAAAGATGAACTTCAAGCAGGGGATCTTGTATTCTTTGGTAAGAATGGTGATCCTACTCACATGGGAATGTATGTGGGTAATAATACATATATTCATGCACCAAGAACTGGTGATGTAATAAAAATATCATCAATGGATAGATCAGATTATATTACAGCAAGAAGAGTGAAATAA
- the ftsE gene encoding cell division ATP-binding protein FtsE, whose translation MIKFVDVTKVYDNNTLALKNVNLTIEKGEFAFLVGPSGSGKSTIIKMLFKEIEPTDGNLILNNTDVTNLKKNEIPFYRRKIGVIFQDFKLIPTLNIYENVAFALRVTGASNKDIKNKVPIALSLVGLSSKFKSFPNELSGGEQQRVSIARAIVNNPALLIADEPTGNLDPDTAMGIMDTLNNVNRNGTTILMATHAKDIVDEMRKRVIAIENGTIIRDEIRGTYDYDN comes from the coding sequence ATGATTAAATTTGTAGATGTTACCAAAGTGTACGATAACAACACATTGGCTCTTAAAAATGTGAATTTGACTATAGAAAAAGGTGAATTTGCTTTTTTGGTAGGTCCAAGCGGATCTGGTAAATCAACAATTATAAAAATGCTTTTTAAAGAGATTGAACCAACTGATGGTAATTTAATTCTAAATAATACTGATGTAACCAATTTAAAGAAAAATGAAATTCCTTTTTACAGAAGGAAGATCGGTGTAATATTTCAAGATTTCAAACTAATACCAACTCTTAATATTTATGAAAATGTAGCTTTTGCATTAAGAGTTACTGGAGCTAGTAATAAAGATATAAAAAATAAGGTGCCTATAGCTTTATCACTAGTTGGATTATCGAGTAAATTTAAGTCATTTCCAAATGAATTATCTGGTGGTGAACAACAAAGAGTATCAATTGCTAGAGCTATAGTTAATAATCCTGCTCTTTTAATTGCAGATGAACCAACAGGAAATCTTGACCCTGATACTGCTATGGGAATAATGGACACGCTTAATAATGTAAATAGAAATGGTACAACAATTCTTATGGCCACACACGCAAAAGATATTGTAGATGAAATGAGAAAAAGAGTAATTGCTATTGAAAATGGAACTATAATAAGGGATGAAATTAGGGGGACTTACGATTATGATAATTAA
- a CDS encoding ABC transporter permease, which yields MIINLFKHYIIDAIKSLRRNKTISLASSVTVTATLFIMGIFLILMQNVNIGMSNVQSQIEIKVFLEENINSTQQENIEQDLKKISGVKDIQFEDKADALKKFTEQISENDSSLLNGYGDSHNPLPNSYIIKLEDPQVSEQVISQIKTMQGIESIGNDKEFTDKLISISKNVKWIGIVLFILMVAVSVFLISNTIKLAIYSRRKEIGIMKFVGATDWFIRWPFIIEGAVIGLIGSISANVLLYYVYKSAFVKINENLLLVNLLSPSYITQTLQWQFILVGIIIGGFSSLWSLFKFLKV from the coding sequence ATGATAATTAATTTATTTAAACATTATATTATAGATGCAATAAAGAGCTTGAGAAGAAACAAAACTATAAGTTTAGCCTCTTCTGTTACTGTGACTGCAACATTGTTTATAATGGGAATTTTCCTTATATTAATGCAAAATGTAAATATAGGAATGAGTAATGTACAATCACAAATTGAAATAAAAGTATTTTTAGAAGAAAATATCAATAGTACTCAACAAGAAAATATAGAACAAGATCTAAAAAAAATTTCCGGAGTAAAAGATATTCAGTTTGAAGATAAAGCTGATGCTTTAAAGAAATTTACTGAACAAATATCTGAAAATGATAGTTCTTTATTAAATGGCTATGGTGATTCACATAATCCACTACCCAATTCATATATAATTAAATTGGAAGATCCTCAAGTGTCTGAACAGGTAATAAGTCAAATAAAGACTATGCAAGGCATAGAATCTATTGGTAATGATAAAGAGTTTACAGATAAGTTAATTTCTATATCGAAAAATGTAAAATGGATTGGAATTGTTTTATTCATATTAATGGTAGCAGTTTCAGTATTTTTAATTAGCAATACTATAAAATTAGCTATATATTCAAGACGTAAAGAGATTGGCATAATGAAATTTGTTGGTGCAACTGACTGGTTTATAAGATGGCCCTTTATTATCGAAGGTGCAGTTATAGGACTTATAGGATCCATTAGTGCTAATGTTCTACTATATTATGTTTATAAATCAGCTTTTGTAAAAATAAATGAGAATTTACTTTTAGTAAACTTACTATCCCCTTCGTATATTACTCAAACTCTTCAATGGCAATTTATATTAGTAGGTATTATTATTGGTGGGTTTAGCAGCTTATGGTCTTTATTTAAGTTTTTAAAAGTTTAA
- a CDS encoding two-component sensor histidine kinase: MKHSIRKRLSIIIIFCAVVAVLLSAVIINVTINNTFNNYMEDTQNKRNTRLVEYFQQIYKRDGNWDSTSGEEMMHEAYMSNYCLTLLDTNGKVVWEMNPNDIKYKNHIMLNGTEEKGVYTSSNFDINVNGKTVGTILVGQYSPVLLSKEDISFKIEINKGIVFSGVLTLAIVSIISLILSKQFSKPIKEVSNTSVNLSRGNYDSRSNIKSDIMEIRNLTESINSLGDKLNSQDLLRKRLISDISHEIRTPLNVLQNNLEAMIDGIIPTTPDKLNNLNDEVIRFGKLLNNLNALKEIEADEIALNLGLVNMDELLSTVISDFSIAADEKNIELIMNKEENKDFTVLGDYDNLKQVFINLISNGIKFTNINGTVWINLSSDINSVIIQIKDNGMGIKKEDLAFIFERMYRGDKSRQRIEGSGIGLTIVKKILTLHSGTIDVESKENKGTTFTVCLNKNSEILTSR; the protein is encoded by the coding sequence ATGAAGCACAGCATTAGAAAACGTCTAAGTATAATTATAATATTTTGCGCTGTAGTTGCTGTACTTTTATCTGCTGTAATAATTAATGTAACTATAAACAATACTTTCAATAATTATATGGAGGATACACAAAATAAAAGGAATACAAGGCTGGTAGAATACTTTCAGCAAATTTATAAGAGAGATGGAAATTGGGATTCAACTTCAGGAGAAGAGATGATGCATGAAGCGTATATGAGCAACTATTGCTTAACTCTTTTAGATACAAATGGAAAAGTTGTATGGGAAATGAATCCAAATGATATAAAATATAAAAATCATATTATGTTAAATGGAACAGAGGAAAAAGGAGTTTATACCTCTAGTAATTTCGATATAAATGTAAACGGAAAAACAGTAGGAACTATTTTAGTTGGGCAGTATTCACCTGTTTTACTTTCAAAGGAAGATATAAGTTTTAAAATCGAGATTAATAAGGGCATTGTATTTAGTGGTGTATTAACTTTAGCAATAGTATCAATAATAAGTTTGATTTTATCAAAACAATTTTCTAAACCTATAAAAGAAGTTTCAAATACTTCTGTAAATCTATCAAGAGGTAATTATGATTCCAGATCAAATATAAAAAGTGACATTATGGAAATTAGAAATTTAACTGAGAGTATAAATTCTTTAGGTGACAAACTTAATAGTCAAGATTTGCTCCGAAAGAGACTTATTTCAGATATATCTCATGAAATAAGAACTCCTCTTAATGTATTGCAAAATAATTTAGAAGCAATGATAGATGGGATAATACCTACAACACCTGATAAACTTAATAATTTAAATGATGAAGTAATAAGATTCGGAAAGCTTTTAAATAATTTAAATGCATTAAAGGAAATTGAGGCAGATGAAATAGCTCTTAATTTAGGATTGGTTAATATGGATGAACTTCTTTCAACTGTGATTAGCGACTTTTCTATTGCAGCTGATGAAAAAAATATAGAATTAATTATGAATAAAGAAGAAAATAAGGACTTTACAGTACTAGGTGATTATGATAACTTAAAACAAGTTTTTATAAATTTAATATCTAATGGAATTAAATTTACTAATATTAATGGAACAGTGTGGATCAATCTTAGTAGTGACATAAATTCTGTTATCATTCAAATTAAGGATAATGGTATGGGTATTAAAAAAGAAGATTTGGCTTTTATTTTTGAAAGAATGTATCGTGGAGATAAAAGTAGACAAAGAATTGAAGGTAGTGGCATAGGACTTACTATCGTGAAGAAGATATTAACACTACACTCTGGAACTATTGATGTAGAAAGTAAGGAAAATAAAGGGACTACATTTACCGTATGTTTAAATAAAAATAGTGAAATATTGACTAGTAGGTAG
- a CDS encoding DNA-binding response regulator, which translates to MNNILIIEDEKSVSDILKAYLKKEGYGVYATESGLDGIELFRKERIDLVILDLMLPDIDGEEVCKILRRISDVYIFMLTAKVTLSDKIEGLNIGADEYLTKPLSPRELTARVNALFRRVDGSKDNILSIDDEKLIIDSDKRFVKLNGEEVNLTPNEFDILYVLASNRGKVFTREAIIERVFGIDFDGSDRIIDVHIKNLRKKIEEDSKVPRYIITVTKVGYKFGDEK; encoded by the coding sequence ATGAATAATATTTTAATAATTGAAGATGAAAAAAGTGTATCAGATATTTTAAAAGCATACCTTAAAAAAGAAGGATATGGAGTTTACGCTACTGAAAGTGGATTAGATGGAATAGAATTATTTAGAAAAGAAAGAATTGATCTTGTAATTTTAGATTTAATGCTGCCAGATATTGATGGTGAAGAAGTTTGCAAGATACTTAGAAGAATATCAGACGTATACATTTTTATGCTAACTGCTAAAGTTACTCTAAGCGATAAAATTGAGGGCTTAAATATTGGAGCTGATGAATATCTAACAAAACCTTTAAGCCCAAGAGAACTTACCGCTCGTGTAAATGCTTTGTTTAGAAGAGTAGATGGTAGCAAAGATAATATTCTTTCAATTGATGATGAGAAATTAATAATTGATAGTGATAAGAGATTTGTTAAGTTAAATGGAGAAGAAGTGAATTTAACTCCAAATGAATTTGATATATTATATGTTTTAGCTTCAAATAGAGGAAAAGTATTTACAAGAGAAGCAATAATAGAAAGAGTATTTGGTATTGATTTTGATGGCTCTGATAGAATTATTGATGTCCATATTAAGAATTTACGTAAGAAGATTGAAGAAGATAGTAAAGTACCAAGATACATTATTACTGTTACAAAAGTTGGTTATAAATTTGGTGATGAGAAATGA
- a CDS encoding permease, producing MNMTHYMSLLADNQPWNLIIFMAIPVICAEALTISEFFILFNKTKSGGLRTFNKIIGIFDGLFFTGIFIYLFSTAVIPLTSTGGWHGIIDVLAVGFYLSGVVFLLPLSLMELGIIFKNKTSEQKTKIHFILISGFLVVAHVAMIFGMVNPEIISNMSNMPMM from the coding sequence ATGAATATGACACATTACATGTCACTACTTGCAGACAATCAGCCTTGGAATTTAATTATTTTTATGGCTATACCAGTTATTTGTGCTGAAGCACTTACAATCTCAGAATTTTTTATACTATTTAACAAAACTAAAAGCGGTGGATTAAGAACATTCAACAAAATTATTGGTATTTTTGATGGATTATTCTTCACAGGTATTTTTATTTATCTATTTTCTACAGCAGTCATCCCATTAACTAGTACTGGAGGATGGCATGGAATAATAGATGTATTAGCCGTTGGTTTTTATTTATCTGGTGTTGTTTTTCTTCTTCCTCTTTCGCTAATGGAACTTGGAATAATATTTAAAAACAAAACATCAGAACAAAAAACGAAAATTCATTTTATTCTTATTAGTGGATTTCTAGTTGTTGCACATGTTGCAATGATATTTGGTATGGTAAATCCAGAAATTATAAGCAATATGTCAAATATGCCTATGATGTAA
- a CDS encoding Fis family transcriptional regulator produces the protein MDKNNNRLVSETKNPNMLSAAFMIFIFPIISIFLGVFVGGYIGKSIGASIKFSELIGGLVTFALAVVIIKLFDKSLKANKNTEKIYWDDL, from the coding sequence ATTGATAAAAATAATAATAGATTAGTCTCTGAAACTAAAAATCCAAACATGTTATCAGCTGCCTTTATGATTTTTATTTTCCCAATAATCTCTATATTTTTAGGAGTGTTTGTAGGAGGTTATATAGGGAAATCTATTGGAGCATCTATTAAGTTTTCTGAACTTATAGGAGGATTAGTGACTTTTGCATTGGCAGTGGTAATAATAAAGTTATTTGACAAATCTCTAAAAGCAAATAAAAATACAGAGAAAATTTATTGGGATGATTTATAG
- the ric gene encoding iron-sulfur cluster repair di-iron protein, with product MNTFNSNQKIGEIVTGFPNAADIFKEYKIDFCCGGDRSLIAAIKESEVNEAELLEKINSSYEKFKNNINLKDRNWMEVPLDELVDHIVNVHHGYLYENLPKISELTTKILRVHGEHHPELSKVHKLFHTIKMTLDAHLIEEETIQYPAIKAYLRSNSEVDLNKAINIIEQLQDEHTGAGNILKELRTITNDYNAPADGCNTYRITYAKLQEMESDLFQHIHLENNILFLRLYELKK from the coding sequence ATGAATACATTTAATAGCAATCAAAAAATTGGAGAGATAGTAACTGGGTTTCCAAATGCTGCAGATATATTTAAAGAATATAAAATTGATTTTTGTTGCGGCGGAGATAGATCATTAATTGCAGCTATAAAAGAGAGCGAAGTTAATGAAGCAGAGCTATTGGAAAAAATTAATAGCTCATATGAAAAATTTAAAAATAATATTAACTTAAAAGACAGAAATTGGATGGAAGTACCTTTGGATGAATTGGTTGATCATATAGTAAATGTACATCATGGGTATCTTTACGAGAACCTTCCTAAAATAAGTGAATTAACAACTAAAATATTAAGAGTACATGGAGAACATCATCCTGAACTTTCAAAAGTACACAAGTTATTTCATACTATTAAAATGACATTAGATGCTCATTTAATAGAAGAAGAAACAATTCAATATCCAGCAATTAAAGCATATTTAAGAAGTAATAGCGAAGTTGATTTAAATAAAGCAATAAATATAATCGAGCAATTGCAAGATGAGCATACTGGAGCAGGTAATATCCTTAAAGAATTAAGAACTATAACTAATGATTATAATGCTCCAGCTGATGGATGCAATACTTACAGAATAACTTACGCTAAACTTCAAGAAATGGAATCAGATTTATTTCAGCATATACATTTAGAAAATAATATACTATTTCTAAGACTTTATGAATTAAAGAAATAA